One Plasmodium cynomolgi strain B DNA, chromosome 2, whole genome shotgun sequence genomic window carries:
- a CDS encoding hypothetical protein (putative) has product MRKIWTPIRRTEDQKAIKNNYDEETKENFEKSLPKDFIENNRNNRIPYFEIKEATLIEQKEKKEAQKILALELRDKCRAEIDDYVECTVGRVWTILRCKDMMVKMRKCLKKYENLEYVKFRERQIIEERKRNGTSLHRSDERARYNRFVYTDKEKGWVPERQY; this is encoded by the exons atgaggaaaatatgGACCCCCATAAGAAGAACAGAAGATCAGAAGGCGATAAAGAACAACTACGATGAAGAAACGAAGGAGAACTTTGAAAAATCGCTCCCAAAGGATTTTATAGAAAATAACAGGAACAACAGGATACCATACTTCGAAATTAAGGAAGCCACTT TGATCGagcagaaggaaaagaaggaagctCAGAAAATATTGGCCCTGGAGTTACGAGACAAGTGCAG GGCCGAAATTGATGACTACGTGGAGTGCACAGTAGGAAGGGTGTGGACAATTCTGCGATGCAAAGACATGATGGTTAAAATGAGGAAGTGCTTGAAGAAGTATGAAAATCTCGAG TATGTGAAGTTCCGGGAACGGCAAATTATCGAGGAGCGGAAGAGAAACGGAACGAGTCTACACAGATCGGATGAACGGGCCAGATACAACAGATTTGTTTACAc GGATAAAGAAAAGGGCTGGGTTCCAGAAAGGCAATATTGA
- a CDS encoding hypothetical protein (putative) has product MVPARHNAHDNKAFFNSKEEDLFYLFKNPSTAESHRKKVKIKSLDELICGFLRDKRGIFEKYSPCELDCQNGEGYAADGAAGEPNKANPADEPNKNAGAPKQKKLPSIRINDQYNDLIFLSRKGMGSERFHLKKIQKACTNVCNSLKFYKAENHDTHKFRPTNIDTDIIKIKHDLDVLQYSDHTICPGNDVEKTALRMVQEKCKKIVQGLNFNCDSVDVAEVIDILNVITTPDFDERLDKCKYLKLFLNKYHYVYPYEDITGLRKIRRYIRSKHLTRGDFYIDQNDISKFYLKTNLEKIMKNEQFINNMLNLHIDNGKFWIQIVHNIWIPLAMEIFNSTRNSFYSYLMNYDSDASVLDQYVYSRTNGKFYKFSHYIFTGALFSGVPSIYRLLMRLHAYKYSEVRINMTLEKNSSNIYNDVVISSLNYHIDVIRNLFPFFKEYKNIDMEKIVESFFDSAFFNIIMNSLRKKNIENVTVSQKYLTFINSFFLMITEFLYGVSNKNFLERINENQIKLLDILKEIFYDDMNILIGRDVLLFVADLLCLYKLRSIYIKKILRAYSTHDENY; this is encoded by the exons ATGGTGCCCGCACGACATAACGCACATGACAACAAAGCGTTTTTTAACTCCAAGGAAGAAGACCTGTTTTACTTATTCAAAAATCCCAGCACGGCAGAGAGTCAtagaaaaaaggtgaaaattaAATCCTTGGACGAGCTGATCTGCGGGTTTTTGCGCGACAAAAGAGGCATTTTCGAGAAATACAGTCCGTGTGAGTTAGattgccaaaatggggagggtTACGCGGCGGATGGCGCAGCGGGTGAACCAAACAAGGCCAACCCAGCGGACGAACCGAACAAAAACGCGGGCGCCCCAAAGCAAAAGAAACTTCCCTCCATCCGCATAAACGACCAGTACAACGACCTCATATTCCTGTCGAGGAAAGGCATGGGCAGCGAGCGCttccatttaaaaaaaatccaaaaggCATGCACCAACGTGTGCAACAgcttaaaattttacaaggCAGAAAATCATGACACGCATAAATTTAGGCCAACAAATATAGACACAgacattataaaaataaaacacgaTTTGGATGTACTCCAATATAGCGATCACACAATTTGCCCCGGCAACGATGTCGAAAAAACAGCCCTACGAATGGTACaggaaaaatgtaaaaaaattgtccaaggattaaattttaattgcGATTCGGTGGATGTAGCTGAAGTTATCGATATCCTAAATGTCATTACCACTCCAGATTTTGATGAAAGACTAGACAAATGCAAGTacttgaaattatttttaaataaatatcattATGTGTATCCTTATGAGGACATTACTGGGTTGAGAAAAATTAGAAGGTACATCAGATCGAAACATTTGACACGAGGAGATTTTTACATCGACCAGAATGACAtttcgaaattttatttaaaaaccaacttggagaaaattatgaaaaatgagcaatttataaataatatgctAAATTTGCACATAGACAATGGGAAGTTTTGGATTCAGATTGTGCACAACATATGGATTCCTCTCGCCATGGAAATTTTCAACAGCACACGTAATTCGTTTTATTCCTATCTAATGAATTACGACAGTGATGCGTCTGTGCTGGATCAGTATGTCTATTCGCGCACGAACGGGAAGTTCTACAAGTTCAGCCACTACATTTTTACGG GCGCCCTGTTCAGCGGAGTCCCCAGCATCTACCGACTGCTCATGCGCCTCCACGCGTACAAGTACAGCGAAGTGCGAATCAACATGACGCTGGAAAAGAACAGCAGCAACATTTACAACGACGTCGTCATATCGAGCCTGAACTACCACATTGACGTGATAAGAAACCTATTCCCCTTCTTCAAGGAGTACAAAAATATCGACATGGAAAAAATCGTCGAGAGCTTCTTCGACTCGGCCTTTTTCAACATAATCATGAATtcgttaagaaaaaaaaacattgagAACGTAACGGTCAGCCAAAAGTACTTAACTTTTATCAACTCATTTTTCTTAATGATAACAGAATTCCTATACGGAGTATCCAACAAAAATTTCCTGGAAAGAATAAACGAAAATCAGATCAAACTGCTAGacatattaaaagaaattttttatgacgACATGAATATCCTCATAGGGAGAGACGTATTGCTATTCGTCGCAGATTTATTGTGTCTATACAAACTAAGAtcaatttatataaaaaaaatattgcgaGCATATTCTACACATGacgaaaattattaa
- a CDS encoding dynein light chain (putative): MEEPKCNILYEHMNQEKKIKLINVAKEVYHNINNNKINSWRCATIALRDKIKEIFDYNEKGWHIIIGYKFGFFCTHEVYNALHFKLDH, from the coding sequence ATGGAGGAACCCAAATGTAACATTCTGTATGAACATATGAaccaggaaaaaaaaataaagctaaTAAATGTTGCAAAGGAAGTGTACCacaatataaataacaataaaataaattcctGGAGATGCGCGACGATAGCTTTGagagacaaaataaaagaaattttcgATTATAATGAAAAGGGATGGCATATTATTATAGGATATAAATTTGGCTTCTTCTGTACACACGAAGTGTACAATGCGTTACATTTTAAGTTAGATCAC